The genomic region AAGCGTCCAGGGCCCAAATATTCCCCCTTCTCCAAAGACTGGCTCGAAGAAGGGTATGATGAACAACAACATAGCTGAGGACATTGGTGCCTGATAGTACAACAACTGCATAGAGTTTACCTGCAACTCATGCTGCTTAGCGCCTACCCACtaaaaccaaaagagaaaactgttaaacatgaggaaaaaaacccccataaatTGAAAAATCTCAGCAAAAGCAAACTGGCTACTAACACAGAGGGAGTCTCACGTGGACAATACTATTTAAACAGGGTGTTGAGCCTCAACTTTGCCTCACTGGAGGTCCCATGTGTCTGTCTCTTTCAAGTGAAAAAGCCATGAGAGGAGAAAATCGTATGCAGGGGCAGTGAAAAGAGTGCCTaaactttccttttcccatagCCTGCGGGTAAAGCATCGTACTAGAGGAAGAACAAAAAGgtagcagagctgggaagaaaaTACCAGCTCCCCTTCTCAACACAAATTCCAGACCCTGTCTGTGTTGGAGCTGAGTATCCTTGCCTAAGCAGGGGCTGGATTCTGTtcctttcttctcattttcctgtACATACAAGCTAACAAAACCGGTACACATTTGTCCTTCTTTTATCAGTTTATTCCAGATTTAATAGATTTCATTTCAATATTGATTATAATTGACTCTCACTTCAATTTTCAAGGTTGCATGCTTTCACAAATATTACTTATCTATGGCTATGAAGATGTAACAGCCAAAAAGACACATCTTTATGTTGTGCTGAAGAATGACGTTTAATACTTCTTAAATCACAATAACTGGTGATATGGATTCCAACATATAAActtgttcaggtttttttatctATATAATTTTGCCCAAGTACCATTATTTCTCCAGTACACACATCATCACTTAATGTTATTATGCAGCAcctttcctccccctgccccaaaaCAGGACAAGAGACCATTATTTATCATCTTACAGCCTATGGGTCAAAGAGCCTCACTTTTTTTGGAGGCACAGTACACCTCGTACAAAGAAATTCACGTTTAAATCTATCACATCAACATGACAGGGGTTTCTAATTTAGGAGGCTCTTACAGTCATGGTCAATAACAAATCGGGTGAGCTATTAGTACAATGTTACAGCAGAAAGGGCTGAGACAGTCCTCGGACATAACAATTTTTTCAACTGTAATCATCCAGAAAGGTTGTATGGTGTTTATGTATTAATCCACCCTCTACAAAACCATCTTAGAACGTGTATAGTCGAAACTGAAGAAGGATACTGATAAAATGTAAATAGCTCAAGGATAAACCATGAGATTGAAGGACTGGAAAACATCCTTTCTAGGGAAAAAGCTCAAACGCAAGGCACTTGCTTCAGCAAGGAGAACATCTGTTCCCTCTAGGAAAAAAGGAGTTTTACCGCTAAAGCAATCTTCACCCCTTGAAAGTAATGCTCACGTTAAAGATGACACCCCAATTTTTAGCAGCAAGGACGATCAATTCCTTAATTTATCAGGGGTTATGGTGGATTATCATAATTTGGTggggttttaaaaaacaaataccGGAGCACGGAGCGTTTCCTGGGAGGCTGGGCGCTCCTTAAAGGCGATCAAACCGAGGGGCAGCATCCTGAAGCCCAACCACCCCAACGCTCCCGCGCCGATACCTACCACTTGGTACAGGGAGGTCACCAGGACGCCCAGGGTGGCGAACGCCATCCCCAGGACGCTGAACTTCACGTCGTAGTAGGAGTTGAGGAAAACACCCAGTGTGATGGGGACCTGTGGAGGTGGACAGGGCCGTTTTAGGCAGGGTCGTTGCCCTCAGCGTCGCCCCTCCCCGCTCCCCATAGCCCGCCGCCTCCTCACCAGGGTCAGCTTGATCCGCAGAGGGAAGGTCTTGCCGTAAGCCACGCTCTGGATGACCACGATGACCGGCGTGGTCATGGCCTTGGCCAGCTGGTAGGTACCGATGGTGTtgctctgcagggagaggtTGGTGAAGACGACGAAGCCGCAGAAGCTGAGCGCCAGCGGCAGCACCTGCGCGGGCTGGAGGCTCTTGGGGGAGAAGGCGCCGAGTGCCTGGCACACGTAGAGGCCGAGCCAGGTGATGGCGAAGTGCACCAGGGTGAGGCTGAGGTTGGGGAAGCCCAGCCGCACGTACAGCCACTTGTTCAGGAAGACGATGCAGATGGAGGCGGCCAGATTGACCAGCAGCCCAGCCGCCAGCCGGCCCTGCGCCGGCAGCCAGCCCATGGCTGAGGCAGCCCGGCGGCCGCCCGCGCACCCGCGgggcccgccgccgcctccccgccccgccgggacACGTGGGCTCGCGCCTTCCGgtggccccgcccgccccgaaCGGCTCCGCCCGGCCCGGGCGGCAGCGAGGGCTGGGGGGAcagcgtgtgtgtgtgtgtgtgtgtgtgtgtgtgtgtgtgtgtgtgtgtgtgtgtgtgtgtgtgtgtgtgtgtgtgtgtgtgtgtgtgtgtgtgtgtgtgtgtgtgtgtgtctgtgtgtgcccccagctcctgcccgaCAGCCCCCGATGGGCAGAAACGCACCTCGGCTCCAAGCCACAAGTACCTCTCCACAACCGGACAGGGCATTTTCGTAAACACAAACACGTAATTGTATGTACAGATGTACAGCACGAAGTACATTCTCTGTCGGGTGTCAAAAGACACCGACTTGGGCAAAGGAGCCAAGGTCCTTGCCTAACTGCACTACGTGTCCTCTGCACTGCGTCTTGTTAAGGGAGAGGCAGCTAAACGTGTGTTTACACATGTAAAGGACAAGCTTTCAATATAAACTACAAAATCTCGAACGGGGGTTTCAAAGTATGATCATCTTTCCTGTGGTTCAGGATTTCATCAGCATTTTAGCAACTTCTTAATGTACAGGAGAAGAGTACAAAGCCATGAAACAAGGCTGCCTTCtcttctgaagggctggaagTAACCCCTCActtttgctttttggttttcctttcctccagtgtgtgttttcttctcccctGCTTTCTCCATACACCTTCCAGCAGTCTCACTTTCTCCCCACTGTATTAATGCACATTTTACTGCCAAGTAATGTTTCCAGTCTATGGGTAGCTCTTTTTGGCATGTAGCAAATAGCTTTAGGAGGTTCACACAATCACCAAATTTATACAatgacattttctctttttcaagcacttttattaggaaaaaaatatgaaaaaggtTGTATAACAAATAACATCTCTGCAGTTGGTCATACTTTTTCAAGTTTAAACTGAAATCtgaaggtttggggtttttaccCCACACAAAGAGAATGCTTTGTCCAAGTAATGATTTTGCTGGggtcttttgttttgttttgttaataaCCAGAATGTCCATGCTCAGAAGTTTCTGCAAGTATCTACATGAAAACTTATGACTGAATTTCATATCCCAAAGGATCAAGATCCTGGTCCAGAAGTATCAGAGAAGATTCCCTCAGCTTCTGTAGAAGCTTTCGGAGTTCTTCTTTTGAAAATACCtaagaataaataataaaaacccaaacataatAAAGTTACATTTATTTGCAATGAATAACACTGATACAAAAAAGTAAGTGGTGGTTAATTAAGTtactatttttctgtttgattatttatttctatttaagaTAGTGTGATCATCAGGCATTTCAGAAGGACATTTAGTAAGGCACAGGAAGTTAGCAGCAGCATCCAAAACCTGAAGGTAGGCTCAAGATAGCTTTGTCTCATTTTGCGGTTGTGTTTCTCAGGCTTTTGGAGGCAAAGATGATTATGGGTAAACCAAATGCTCTAAAACAAAACCTGCTTATACAGTGTTTGCAATGTAATGGAAGTAAAGAAATCAATTACAATTCTACAGCTAaacttagaatcatagaatcatttaggctggtaaagagacctttaagatcaagaAGTTAAAATTCAACAGCCCCCATCCAAAAACTAGTAACTGCAGTAATCAGAAGAACTGCTTGTCCTAACACTGGTCATCATCCTCAATGTTTCAAAGTTAACTCTTTGATTCCTTAAGTCATAACACAAGGAAACCTTTTACTACTGCAGTGAACGGGAAGCAATAAAGAAACGTACGATGTTAAGGAACATATGGTGTCTTCCTCTCTATATAGAAGCTTTTTCCACAGCCAACCCACAGAGCTTTTAATGTAAGCTCGGCTGCCTGCAGCCCGCCCTAACTCACCGTGTACAGCTTGTGGCGCTCTGAGGCGACCATGTCAGCGAGGCGCAGGcactcctggtgctgccccgTGCTGTGGAGCACCGTGTGCAGCAAAAAGCACATCATTGGCAGACACAGCTTTCGCAGCAAGATCATCTGGTGTGTTCGCTCAGGGTCGTCCTCAGCATCCTTACCAGAGAAAAATAACATACTAGTGTTAAGAAAATCTAACAGGCAACTCAGCATAACCACATAATTAGTCCTGTCAGAGGCAGAAAACTGGCCTAAGCAGCCTGGAGTGGACTGTCAGACATGATCTGTATGGTAACTAAGGGGAGCAAGCTCTAAATGCTCACAGCAAGGCCAGAACCTATTAAACAGGACCACATCAAACTAAATGTCACAAAGATACAACTGCATCTGATCTGTGCTTTGTGGTCTGCATTGTGAtacaaaaattcattttaccTCTCTAACGTCAACCATCCATCCTCCATCAACAAATAGCAACACATTGTACATTTTCTCCTTAACATCAGCTGTAAGAGCATCCAAGAGGCCTTTCCAAATGCCATAATCCATctggcaaagaaacaaaaaataaactactGCAGAACAGGATAATTTCCAaagctattttaaaacagaCTGCAACAGACAACGCAGCTCCAATTCAAATTAGAGTCTTCAGCCAGTGGCTGAAACTTAAAAGCCTGCTGCTAACAGCTATTTCCATCTTTGCTTAATGCCCTGTCCAGAGAATCAGACAGGTTGTTCAGAAGCAAAGCCACTAGAGGAAGATAATTCTAAACAACTTATTCTGCCATGcttagaaaacaaatgtttgtaTTAACTGAATATGGTATATTTGTACTGGCCAGACATGCAAAAAGAACTTCAGtcaaaacaaaactgcagcatcttttagaaaacaaaaggtGATAATACAAGAATAAAGAGTTAATAGCAAAATGAAGTGCTCAGATTTATTAATAACACTGACAACACATTATAATGAATATTTACTACTACATTACAATATTTCATGTAAAGCTGAGTCATTAAAAACCCAGAATTTATTGTGCAGTGGCCTTATTATTCTACTCTCTCATACTCTCTCAACCTATAAATAATTTACAGGAGTCCTTAAATAACATGAGATACCGTCTTCTACTCTGTTTCATTAAACTAGACTGTGTCTAAAGCAAGAATATAGAAGTTTACAGTCAATAAGATGGACTTCTACCTACCTCATACTTCCTTTCTTTATGTTCATGGGCCACTGTCTCAGTGAAACTTGCCTGGGGTAACAAAGAAGGCTTCTGTGGAGCTGAGTTCATGTGTTTGAACCATTCATTAAAGGTTTCGTGAGCTTCCTGGATTGCATTGGAAACAGTGTTTGGATATTTTTGATTCATCTAATAACCACAATGTCATTATACATACAGTTTTAATGCATCAAAGAATCAGACGTTA from Corvus hawaiiensis isolate bCorHaw1 chromosome 4, bCorHaw1.pri.cur, whole genome shotgun sequence harbors:
- the SLC35E3 gene encoding solute carrier family 35 member E3 isoform X1, whose product is MGWLPAQGRLAAGLLVNLAASICIVFLNKWLYVRLGFPNLSLTLVHFAITWLGLYVCQALGAFSPKSLQPAQVLPLALSFCGFVVFTNLSLQSNTIGTYQLAKAMTTPVIVVIQSVAYGKTFPLRIKLTLVPITLGVFLNSYYDVKFSVLGMAFATLGVLVTSLYQVWVGAKQHELQVNSMQLLYYQAPMSSAMLLFIIPFFEPVFGEGGIFGPWTLSAVIMVLLSGIIAFMVNLSIYWIIGNTSPVTYNMFGHFKFCITLLGGCLLFKDPLSVNQGLGILCTLFGILAYTHFKLSEQESNKSKLVQRP
- the SLC35E3 gene encoding solute carrier family 35 member E3 isoform X2; translated protein: MGWLPAQGRLAAGLLVNLAASICIVFLNKWLYVRLGFPNLSLTLVHFAITWLGLYVCQALGAFSPKSLQPAQVLPLALSFCGFVVFTNLSLQSNTIGTYQLAKAMTTPVIVVIQSVAYGKTFPLRIKLTLVPITLGVFLNSYYDVKFSVLGMAFATLGVLVTSLYQVIMVLLSGIIAFMVNLSIYWIIGNTSPVTYNMFGHFKFCITLLGGCLLFKDPLSVNQGLGILCTLFGILAYTHFKLSEQESNKSKLVQRP